The Thermacetogenium phaeum DSM 12270 genome segment TGAAAAGAATTCTAAAGAAAAAAGAGGGCAGATGATTAGGAAACAGACATACATTCTTCCTGAGCAAGACCCGGGAGGAAGGTAACCTGCATCACAGAGAACGGCCATTATGTCTTTGTAGTCTTCAGGTTCGCGGAGTTGGAGTTCAGCTATGATGTGATTACCTATATCAAGGCAGGCTTCTACAGCCAGGTGAAGTGTCCGCTCGATATAGCGCCGGTGAATTTTATTTTCTTTTAGTTTTTCTAGCGAGATGTTCTTTTGTTCTTCTACTAGATCAGAAATATACTCGGTTAAAAGTTTTAATTTTTCCTCCAGGACTTCCTTATCAATCATTTTAACCTAGCCTTCCGAAAATCATCGCTTTTCGGAGGCTGTAGAAGTGCTGCATGTCGAAATAACGCCTCCTGGAATTTACCTCGAAGAAGACACGCTGCCTGTGGTCTTTCTCCAGAATCAGTTTACCGTATTTCCGGACCTGGTGCTGGAGCAGGGGGGGGTGCCTCCATCAAATCAATGACCTGAACAGGTCTGTGAAGCTTTTCTTGGAGGGCGATTTCCAGCTCTAGCCGTCTTTCAAAACGCTCTAGTTTGTCCTTTATGTTTGGAGAGAAGAGAACGGCAATATCGATGTCGCTTTCTGGGCGGAACCGGCCACGGGCCAGTGATCCGAAGATGTATGCAGTGGTGATGTCGGGTTGATGGACAATGTATTGAGACACTATGTTAATGATTTCCTCTTGTATTTTTTGTTGTGTCTTTTGTGAGTCCATCAAGAAACCTCCTGCTCGCTGCTCCCAACATTTCTTGAGAAATTATACCACAAAAATCTTCGTTGTGTCTTGTTTTTGTTTTCATTCAGGAAATCAGAAAATTCCTGCCTCAAGGAATCAAGGCAAGAGGTGGCTAAGGTCTAGGTTTTTACATTTTGCTCTTGTTGTGGATAAAAAACGCTGCGGCGCCGCCTAGGTCACAGAGGAAGCAGTGGAAAAGATTTTTCGCGCCCACCCCAGTTTAACTCTTCGAGCAATTGCCGTGTTATCTCCCTTGAAGTGTTAGCCTTCGCTCTCCGCTGCCTGAGTGCATATGTAAGGACGCTAAAAAGGGCACTCGGGAACTGTTTCCGCACGAACTTGCTCTCATCTGAAAGCACTATGTACCAAAATAAAACCTTGCTACCCAGTGCCTC includes the following:
- the hepT gene encoding type VII toxin-antitoxin system HepT family RNase toxin, which translates into the protein MIDKEVLEEKLKLLTEYISDLVEEQKNISLEKLKENKIHRRYIERTLHLAVEACLDIGNHIIAELQLREPEDYKDIMAVLCDAGYLPPGSCSGRMYVCFLIICPLFSLEFFSEKPPAVP
- the mntA gene encoding type VII toxin-antitoxin system MntA family adenylyltransferase antitoxin: MDSQKTQQKIQEEIINIVSQYIVHQPDITTAYIFGSLARGRFRPESDIDIAVLFSPNIKDKLERFERRLELEIALQEKLHRPVQVIDLMEAPPPAPAPGPEIR